In uncultured Cohaesibacter sp., a genomic segment contains:
- a CDS encoding DUF3365 domain-containing protein yields the protein MGLRLKYNIALFLACFIGLLAAAGISYSIVQKSAVEEVKRSADLVRANALAVRSYTVNNIDPLLSDNNDILFLPETVAAFSAQTVFSTLQKQFPEFDYKEAALDPTNPADLPNELEKSLINQLRADPDLDQISTVVEREGSKFLTIAFPLTIKQKGCLTCHSTPDVAPPAMIDLYGPDHGFGWKLGETVGAQIITAPMAIADKRARETGIILVAGFTVVFLLVFVITNVMLGRIVLRPVRLMSSAAEKVSMGDFSVPEYKKPGNDEISSLSLSFNRVRRSLERAMSMIDD from the coding sequence ATGGGCTTGCGCCTCAAATATAACATAGCCCTGTTTCTGGCCTGTTTTATCGGTCTCCTGGCTGCTGCCGGAATTTCCTATTCGATCGTGCAAAAATCCGCCGTTGAGGAAGTCAAACGTTCAGCCGATCTTGTGAGGGCCAATGCGTTGGCTGTCAGATCCTATACGGTCAACAATATCGACCCGCTTCTGTCTGACAATAACGATATTCTTTTTCTACCCGAAACGGTGGCGGCATTCTCGGCGCAAACGGTCTTCTCAACATTGCAGAAGCAGTTTCCCGAATTCGACTATAAGGAAGCCGCCCTTGATCCGACCAATCCGGCAGATCTGCCGAACGAATTGGAAAAGTCGCTCATCAATCAGCTCAGAGCTGATCCAGATCTCGACCAGATTTCGACAGTTGTCGAGAGAGAGGGAAGCAAGTTTCTGACCATAGCCTTCCCGTTGACCATCAAGCAGAAGGGATGCCTTACCTGCCATTCAACACCGGATGTGGCCCCACCTGCGATGATCGATCTTTACGGACCGGATCACGGATTCGGCTGGAAACTTGGCGAGACTGTCGGCGCGCAGATTATCACGGCTCCCATGGCCATTGCGGACAAACGCGCCCGTGAAACCGGCATCATTCTGGTTGCCGGCTTCACCGTTGTATTTCTGCTCGTCTTCGTGATTACCAACGTCATGCTCGGTCGTATTGTGCTCCGCCCCGTACGTCTCATGTCATCGGCAGCAGAAAAAGTGAGCATGGGAGACTTCTCAGTGCCCGAATACAAGAAGCCGGGCAATGATGAAATCAGCTCTCTTTCCCTTTCCTTCAACCGGGTCAGACGTAGTCTTGAACGAGCCATGAGTATGATAGATGACTGA
- a CDS encoding peptidoglycan-binding domain-containing protein: MKARIVTTILAIALWAMPAAAQPDRVVALVISVGAGVQRADDMQTQLQLMGAETLRAHDPNNAQLRSILMRFAHEAASARATFIYLDVPAVKFEGRPFILPRGAKLNRPTDLFTQAIPIQAFSRSAAQAEQGGAVVITIVPQEALLEGLSNVEKAPEAVPGASPIVVSKETAFGTILAAMEESAAGDEVEIGTLLRNMMHDDRITISELPRNLIFLRLPAKTGVTVQADLPLEVSPEPKSGQSGQAKLNSPIEADNIANDPVPAASSGETLEALERLEQTLSREAKQTVQSKLREQQLYEGLVDGIFGPQTREAIKAFQKNRSEDQTGILTRRQLLELSS, from the coding sequence ATGAAAGCGCGCATCGTCACGACGATTTTGGCAATAGCCCTGTGGGCTATGCCTGCCGCAGCCCAACCAGACCGCGTCGTCGCCTTGGTTATATCCGTGGGGGCTGGGGTACAGCGCGCAGATGACATGCAGACGCAATTGCAATTGATGGGTGCAGAAACCCTGCGAGCCCATGATCCGAACAACGCTCAGCTCCGCTCGATCCTGATGCGCTTTGCGCATGAAGCAGCCAGTGCGCGGGCAACTTTCATCTATCTGGATGTGCCCGCTGTCAAGTTCGAAGGCCGCCCGTTCATTCTGCCCAGAGGAGCAAAGCTCAACCGGCCTACGGACCTTTTCACGCAAGCCATCCCCATTCAAGCCTTCTCGCGTTCTGCAGCGCAAGCCGAACAAGGAGGCGCCGTCGTTATAACAATCGTACCACAAGAGGCCCTCCTGGAGGGCCTTAGCAACGTGGAAAAAGCTCCTGAAGCAGTCCCGGGCGCAAGTCCGATCGTGGTCTCAAAGGAAACGGCATTTGGCACCATTCTGGCAGCAATGGAAGAAAGTGCAGCAGGCGATGAAGTCGAGATCGGCACCTTGCTTCGCAATATGATGCATGACGACAGGATCACAATTTCAGAGTTGCCAAGAAACCTGATCTTCCTTCGCCTTCCCGCCAAAACTGGGGTTACGGTTCAAGCCGACTTGCCCCTTGAGGTTTCTCCAGAGCCTAAAAGTGGGCAATCCGGCCAAGCCAAACTGAATAGCCCTATCGAGGCGGACAATATCGCGAACGATCCTGTCCCCGCAGCCTCGTCCGGGGAAACTCTAGAGGCGCTTGAACGTCTGGAACAAACCCTGTCCAGAGAGGCCAAACAAACGGTTCAGAGCAAGCTACGGGAACAGCAACTCTACGAGGGATTGGTCGACGGCATCTTTGGACCTCAGACCCGGGAGGCAATCAAGGCTTTCCAGAAGAACCGCTCGGAAGACCAGACAGGCATCCTCACCCGAAGGCAGTTGCTAGAGCTGAGTTCATAA